A stretch of the Neofelis nebulosa isolate mNeoNeb1 chromosome 1, mNeoNeb1.pri, whole genome shotgun sequence genome encodes the following:
- the LOC131506842 gene encoding uncharacterized protein LOC131506842: MQGEGFAEIARPLYEATKEGKTFKWTEKEETAFNQLKKALLSAPALGLPDITKPFHLFLDEHKGIAKGVLTQASGPWNRPVAYLYKKLDPVAARWPPCLRIIAATALLVKDADKLTLGQEIWITTPHATEGILKQPPDRWMSNTRVTHYQSLLLNPPRVRFHPSAALNPATLLPNPDLGAPLHDCAGILEEVHGFRTDLTCRPLPDAEATWFTDGSSFVRDGHSIYRHLLWLGGGIPNQA; encoded by the exons atgcaAGGAGAGGGTTTTGCTGAGATCgccaggcccctatatgaagctaccaaagaggggaaaacatttaaatggactgaaaaagaagaaactgcctttaatcagttaaaaaaggccctcctaagtgccccagccctgggcctaccagacattacgaagcccttccacctctttttagatgaacataagggaatagcaaaaggggttctaactcaagcctCAGGCCCCTGGAACCGCCCAGTGGCTTACCTGTATAAGAAACTAGACCCAGTGGCTGCCCGCTGGCCgccatgcctaagaattattgcggcgacagcactcctagtcaaggatgcagacaaactgaccctaggacaggagatctggatcacgacCCCACACGCCACTGAAGGGAtcctgaaacagcctcctgatagatggatgagcaaTACACGTGtgactcattaccagagcctcctactcaaccctccacgagtgcggttccaccccagtgcagccctcaatcctgcaaccctgctgcccaaccctgacctaggtgctccactacatgactgtgCGGGAATCCTGGAAGAAGTACATGGATTCCGGACGGACCTGACCTGCCGGCCCCTCCCCGATGccgaggctacttggttcactgatggcagcagctttgtgcggGACGGACACAG tatttacagacaccttctctggctgggtggaggcatacccaaccaagcatga